A single window of Solanum dulcamara chromosome 5, daSolDulc1.2, whole genome shotgun sequence DNA harbors:
- the LOC129890742 gene encoding uncharacterized protein LOC129890742, which yields MGIRANKIFIILLMEFWDPSTVTFKFLDFEITPTLEEFSVFLELPIRGRTPICPSTISTEGFLELLGLRILPSLRRAENGKVKLDYLFQRFGRLESFDKHRDEFACTRRQWMHMRPRVFVMAFLGAMVFPMRFHSININILPIVMELFAVPHNYSLVHIILAEVFRSLSACTRGHNFFGGCNLLLQIWAIEHFYHREPQRDYTIDAHNLIQSHNDRLRYWEAPMGEEEWRPFLTNLTGDSIHWKYFWMRGSVFVRTQHFYFINLVGLGGIQPYAPLRVLRQFGVVQDIPLWANMALHEDDLTSVPAGRIRNLQLDWDHIITIEAGNEKWCTPEYYVWRTTMRHLARPSTKGIVGVADNQWINWVKQGVLPHIEFTTPMYNQIIPGSVDHLIPMIEEDPEEDPEEDPSEDPEDPEEDPEEEAHSEYGSIGFDEEVGSNQIDELSEYYPGPYYDYDDDDDAPTWP from the coding sequence ATGGGAATTCGAGCCAACAAGATCTTCATTATATTACTGATGGAGTTTTGGGACCCAAGCACTGTGACCTTTAAGTTCTTGGATTTTGAAATCACTCCAACACTAGAGGAATTTAGTGTTTTTCTTGAATTACCAATAAGAGGAAGAACACCAATATGTCCATCAACCATAAGTACAGAAGGTTTCCTTGAGTTGTTAGGGCTGCGTATCTTGCCATCACTAAGGCGTGCAGAAAATGGGAAGGTAAAGTTGGACTATCTTTTCCAAAGATTTGGTCGTCTCGAGAGCTTCGATAAGCACCGAGATGAATTTGCATGCACTCGTAGACAATGGATGCATATGAGACCAAGGGTATTTGTGATGGCCTTTTTGGGGGCTATGGTCTTCCCAATGAGGTTTCATTCGATAAATATCAACATTCTGCCAATTGTAATGGAACTTTTTGCGGTACCGCATAACTATTCCTTGGTGCATATAATTCTCGCTGAAGTATTTCGATCATTGTCAGCATGCACAAGGGGGCATAACTTCTTTGGGGGCTGTAATTTATTATTACAGATCTGGGCAATAGAGCACTTCTATCACCGAGAACCACAAAGGGACTACACAATAGACGCCCACAATTTGATCCAAAGCCACAATGATCGTCTCAGGTATTGGGAAGCACCTATGGGAGAGGAAGAGTGGCGTCCGTTTTTGACCAACCTCACAGGAGATTCCATCCACTGGAAGTATTTTTGGATGAGAGGATCGGTTTTTGTCAGGACGCAACACTTCTATTTCATTAATCTGGTTGGGCTAGGAGGTATTCAGCCATATGCTCCTCTCCGAGTGTTACGACAATTCGGAGTTGTCCAAGACATACCATTATGGGCAAATATGGCACTACACGAGGATGATCTCACTTCGGTCCCAGCAGGGCGTATAAGGAATTTGCAATTAGATTGGGATCACATTATTACGATAGAGGCAGGAAATGAAAAATGGTGCACGCCAGAATATTATGTGTGGCGTACCACTATGAGACATTTGGCTCGGCCAAGTACGAAGGGGATTGTGGGTGTTGCGGACAACCAATGGATTAATTGGGTTAAGCAGGGAGTACTCCCTCATATTGAATTCACAACACCAATGTACAATCAAATAATTCCAGGATCAGTAGATCATTTGATACCAATGATCGAAGAAGATCCAGAGGAAGACCCTGAAGAGGATCCAAGTGAAGATCCTGAGGATCCAGAAGAGGACCCAGAGGAAGAAGCTCACTCTGAGTATGGTTCGATAGGGTTCGATGAAGAGGTAGGATCGAACCAGATTGACGAACTGTCGGAGTACTATCCAGGGCcctattatgattatgatgatgatgacgacgCTCCAACATGGCCTTAG